The following proteins are co-located in the Desulfatibacillum aliphaticivorans DSM 15576 genome:
- the pseB gene encoding UDP-N-acetylglucosamine 4,6-dehydratase (inverting), with product MEYKIHELSKKLDVPRSTVRYWESEFSDLIKPVRTPGGQRRYTDRDLKNFLKIKDLIRKKNQSIRQTKQMLSKGSGGKGPLDLDNQCILVTGGTGSFGKHFCRSILARYNPRVIRVYSRDELKQHEMRREFGEEKLRYFIGDVRDKERMRRAMEGVDIVVHAAALKQVPACEYNPLEAVKTNIIGAQNIIDAAIDAGVKKVMALSTDKAVNPVNLYGATKLCAEKIFIQGNSYTGERGTCFSCVRYGNVIGSRGSVIPLFLEQAKTGKVTVTDSRMTRFWITLDRAVELVVNGLTHMQGGEIFVPIIPSMKVMDLAKAVAPGCKVDFIGIRPGEKLHESMITEEDGRNTIAYKGMYVIMPALSWWEKGDYSSGQAVPEGFVYSSNTNAQWLTEKDLKKIIRDELSVPVCAPQDVVSAG from the coding sequence ATGGAATACAAAATTCACGAGTTGAGTAAAAAATTGGATGTTCCCAGATCCACGGTCAGGTATTGGGAATCCGAATTTTCCGACCTCATCAAGCCGGTCCGCACCCCCGGCGGGCAAAGAAGGTATACGGACAGGGACCTTAAAAATTTTCTTAAAATCAAGGATCTTATTCGTAAAAAAAACCAGAGCATCCGTCAGACCAAGCAAATGTTGTCCAAAGGTTCGGGCGGCAAGGGGCCTCTGGACCTGGATAACCAGTGCATCCTGGTCACCGGCGGCACCGGCTCTTTTGGCAAGCATTTCTGCCGTTCCATCCTGGCCAGGTACAATCCCCGGGTAATCCGGGTGTATTCCCGGGATGAACTTAAACAACATGAAATGCGCCGGGAGTTCGGCGAGGAAAAGCTGCGCTACTTCATCGGCGACGTTCGGGACAAGGAACGCATGCGCCGGGCCATGGAAGGGGTGGACATCGTGGTGCACGCCGCGGCTCTTAAACAGGTCCCCGCCTGCGAATACAATCCCCTGGAAGCGGTCAAAACCAATATTATAGGGGCGCAGAACATCATCGACGCCGCCATTGACGCCGGCGTCAAAAAAGTCATGGCCCTTTCCACGGACAAGGCGGTCAACCCGGTGAACCTCTACGGCGCCACCAAACTCTGCGCCGAAAAGATTTTTATCCAGGGCAATTCCTACACCGGCGAACGAGGCACCTGTTTCTCCTGCGTCCGCTACGGAAACGTCATCGGCAGCCGCGGAAGCGTCATCCCATTGTTTCTGGAGCAAGCCAAGACCGGCAAGGTCACCGTCACGGACAGCCGCATGACCCGTTTTTGGATCACTTTGGACAGGGCTGTGGAATTGGTGGTCAACGGCCTCACCCACATGCAGGGCGGCGAGATTTTTGTGCCAATCATCCCCAGCATGAAGGTCATGGACCTGGCCAAGGCGGTGGCGCCCGGCTGCAAGGTGGACTTCATTGGAATCCGCCCGGGCGAAAAGCTCCACGAGTCCATGATCACCGAGGAAGACGGACGCAACACCATCGCATACAAAGGCATGTACGTCATCATGCCGGCCCTTTCCTGGTGGGAAAAGGGGGATTACTCTTCCGGTCAGGCGGTTCCCGAAGGCTTTGTGTATTCCAGCAATACCAACGCCCAGTGGCTGACGGAAAAGGACCTGAAAAAAATCATCCGGGATGAATTATCCGTGCCCGTGTGCGCGCCGCAGGACGTGGTGAGCGCCGGCTAA
- the pseC gene encoding UDP-4-amino-4,6-dideoxy-N-acetyl-beta-L-altrosamine transaminase, giving the protein MEDAFIPYGRQVVDEEDIQEVVRVLRSDWLTQGPKVEEFEEAFAAYTGADFAVAVNSGTAALAMAARVSGMGPGDMVAVSPITFAASSNSAMYLKADPVFLDIDPETVNLDPKKLREHLELSAPLRSVIPVHYAGLPCNMPEIHELSRKFGMVVIEDACHALGATYEDPETGETVKVGSCRHSHMAVFSFHPVKHITTGEGGMIVTNDRELYHRLKLFRSHGITKDPQLYRKREVWAKYAGQNVPGYYEMLELGFNFRLPDLNCALGLSQLKKIETFVQARRQAAKWYEEDLGDSPLVKTPQEPKGYQSSYHLYPVRIDFKGLGLERTQVMQQLHDKGIGSQVHYIPVHSHPYYQMLGYDSSTCPNAWEYYDQTLSLPMFASLTREQVARVSRTLLEILKQGVGE; this is encoded by the coding sequence ATGGAAGACGCATTTATACCTTACGGACGCCAAGTGGTGGATGAAGAAGACATCCAGGAGGTGGTCCGCGTCCTAAGATCCGACTGGCTGACCCAGGGCCCCAAGGTGGAAGAGTTCGAAGAAGCCTTTGCCGCCTATACCGGGGCGGACTTCGCCGTAGCCGTCAACTCGGGCACGGCCGCTTTGGCCATGGCCGCCCGGGTTTCGGGCATGGGGCCCGGAGACATGGTGGCTGTGTCGCCCATCACCTTTGCGGCCAGCTCCAACAGCGCCATGTATTTGAAGGCGGACCCCGTGTTTCTGGACATTGATCCGGAAACCGTCAACCTGGATCCCAAAAAACTCAGGGAGCATCTGGAACTTAGCGCTCCTCTCCGGAGCGTCATTCCGGTCCATTACGCGGGCCTTCCCTGCAACATGCCGGAGATTCACGAATTGTCCCGGAAATTCGGGATGGTGGTCATTGAAGACGCATGCCACGCCCTGGGCGCGACCTATGAAGACCCGGAAACCGGCGAGACCGTCAAGGTCGGCTCTTGTCGCCACAGCCACATGGCTGTGTTTTCCTTTCATCCGGTCAAGCACATCACCACCGGCGAAGGCGGCATGATCGTCACCAACGACAGGGAGTTGTATCACCGCCTTAAACTTTTCAGGTCCCACGGCATTACAAAGGATCCTCAACTCTACAGAAAACGGGAAGTATGGGCAAAATATGCCGGGCAAAATGTTCCCGGATACTATGAAATGCTGGAGCTTGGCTTTAACTTCCGCCTGCCGGACTTGAATTGCGCCCTGGGCCTGTCTCAATTGAAAAAAATCGAAACATTCGTCCAAGCCCGCAGACAGGCCGCCAAATGGTATGAAGAGGATCTGGGAGACAGCCCTCTGGTGAAGACGCCCCAGGAGCCTAAAGGCTATCAGTCGTCCTACCATTTATATCCCGTGCGCATCGACTTTAAAGGCCTGGGCCTGGAACGCACCCAGGTCATGCAGCAGTTGCATGATAAAGGCATAGGGTCTCAGGTTCATTACATCCCCGTGCATTCCCATCCCTATTATCAAATGTTGGGATACGACTCCTCCACATGCCCCAATGCCTGGGAGTATTACGACCAAACCTTGTCCCTGCCCATGTTCGCCTCCCTCACCAGGGAGCAGGTGGCAAGGGTAAGCCGGACGCTGCTGGAAATCCTCAAACAGGGAGTCGGAGAATGA
- a CDS encoding Gfo/Idh/MocA family protein, with product MKILVIGCGSIGRRHLGNLKRLGEEDLLAMDPTPERLERVREEFGAKGFSSLEDALEQKPGAALVCSPNSMHAQQAMDCIAAGCHCFVEKPLSHTMDQVDVLVEEAEKRGLVNMVGSNFKFHPIFIKMKEIFNSGVLGKITSARCQFGQYLPDWHPYEDFRNGYSARSDLGGGVLLDSHELGYMAWFLGEALDVFCFSDKISSLDIQTEDTAEVLIRFASGAMAEVHLDYTQRAYQRTYEFFGEKGTMTWDFNQGKIRLFLAVENSWREYPQPKDYDINLMYVEQMRHFISSVKTGSPAATDFREGRRILQIILAAKRSSLEGRIARPMEETGS from the coding sequence ATGAAGATTCTGGTCATCGGCTGCGGCTCCATAGGAAGGCGGCACCTGGGCAACCTGAAACGCCTGGGCGAGGAAGATCTTTTGGCTATGGACCCCACTCCCGAACGCCTGGAAAGGGTGCGGGAGGAGTTTGGAGCCAAAGGCTTTTCCAGCCTGGAGGACGCCCTGGAGCAAAAGCCCGGCGCGGCGCTGGTATGCTCGCCTAACAGCATGCACGCCCAACAGGCCATGGATTGCATTGCCGCCGGCTGTCATTGTTTTGTGGAAAAGCCCCTATCCCACACCATGGATCAAGTGGACGTCCTGGTCGAAGAGGCGGAAAAACGCGGCCTGGTGAACATGGTGGGATCCAATTTCAAGTTCCACCCCATCTTTATAAAGATGAAGGAAATTTTCAACTCCGGGGTTTTGGGGAAAATTACCTCCGCCCGCTGCCAGTTCGGCCAATATCTGCCTGACTGGCATCCCTACGAGGATTTTCGCAACGGATACAGCGCGCGCTCCGATTTGGGAGGCGGCGTTCTTCTGGACTCCCACGAACTGGGGTACATGGCCTGGTTTTTAGGCGAGGCGCTTGATGTGTTTTGCTTTTCGGACAAGATAAGCAGCCTGGACATCCAGACCGAGGACACGGCCGAGGTGCTGATTCGGTTTGCTTCCGGGGCCATGGCCGAAGTTCATTTGGACTACACCCAAAGGGCGTACCAGCGCACTTACGAGTTCTTTGGAGAAAAAGGGACCATGACCTGGGATTTCAACCAGGGAAAAATTCGGTTGTTTCTGGCCGTTGAAAATTCATGGCGGGAGTACCCTCAGCCCAAGGACTACGACATCAACCTCATGTATGTGGAGCAAATGCGCCATTTCATTTCCAGCGTTAAAACCGGAAGCCCGGCCGCGACGGATTTCAGGGAAGGGAGACGCATCCTGCAAATCATCCTGGCTGCCAAACGCTCCTCCCTGGAAGGGCGGATAGCCAGGCCCATGGAGGAAACGGGCTCATGA
- a CDS encoding aminotransferase class III-fold pyridoxal phosphate-dependent enzyme → MILGVIQARMGSTRLPGKVLEDIAGKPMLLHVVNRLQSARLVDKTIVATSTKPGDDPVAQLCARENVPCFRGSENDVLDRFYQTAREHQASVVVRVTGDCPCLDPSVVDKVVAAYQKSKCDYAANILVYTYPDGLDVEVFSMEALETAWKTATLPGDREHVTPFIRNSPDFSRVNVENETELVFKDLRLTVDEPQDLEFVRELYARLGASGFGLEQVLDLLQKEPQLIDINSGKIRNEGFYKTLVKEDPMPGEKLVLDKSETMLEQAKKLIPSASQTFSKCPTQFVRGAAPVFLQKGQGSHVWDVDGNEFIDFPMALGPIILGHNYPEVTEAATAQARQGIAFSLPHPLEVEVAQMLTEIIPCAEMVRFGKNGSDVTAGAVRAARAYTNRDMIAFCGYHGWQDWYIGTTTRNRGVPETTAALSKGFAYNDLDSLKSLFEKFPGKIAAVIMEPVGVVRPYEGFLQDVKNLAHENGALLIFDEVITGFRLALGGAQEYFGVTPDMACVGKAMANGFPISAVVGRRPVMELFDEIFFSFTFGGEAVSLAAAKATIEVIRSKNIFPHLWELGGILMDGATVLAREFGLEDHINCVGYEPRSLMTFKEKTGAESLLLKSLFQQECLKRGVLFSGGQNICFSHTHADIEHTLRAYRAAMEILAKAIDKNDVEERLEGKPVEPVFRKA, encoded by the coding sequence ATGATTCTTGGCGTAATACAGGCCCGCATGGGCTCCACAAGGCTGCCGGGCAAGGTATTGGAAGACATCGCCGGCAAGCCCATGCTTTTGCATGTGGTAAACCGCCTGCAAAGCGCCCGGCTGGTGGACAAAACCATTGTCGCTACATCAACAAAGCCCGGGGACGACCCGGTGGCCCAGTTATGCGCCAGGGAAAACGTCCCGTGCTTTCGGGGCAGCGAAAACGACGTGCTGGACAGGTTTTATCAAACCGCCAGGGAGCATCAGGCGTCCGTGGTCGTCAGGGTGACCGGCGACTGCCCCTGCCTGGACCCGTCGGTTGTGGACAAAGTGGTCGCCGCCTATCAAAAAAGTAAATGCGATTACGCGGCCAACATTCTGGTTTACACCTATCCCGACGGCCTGGACGTGGAGGTTTTCTCCATGGAAGCGCTGGAGACGGCCTGGAAAACCGCGACCTTGCCGGGGGATAGAGAGCATGTAACGCCTTTCATCCGCAATTCTCCGGATTTCTCCCGCGTTAACGTGGAGAACGAGACGGAGCTTGTTTTTAAGGATTTGCGCCTGACCGTGGACGAGCCCCAGGATCTGGAATTCGTCCGGGAGCTGTACGCCAGGTTGGGCGCCTCCGGCTTCGGCCTGGAACAGGTTTTGGATCTATTACAAAAGGAGCCTCAATTGATAGACATTAACTCCGGTAAAATACGCAATGAGGGTTTTTATAAAACCCTGGTCAAGGAAGACCCCATGCCGGGCGAAAAGCTGGTTCTGGATAAGTCCGAAACCATGCTGGAACAGGCGAAAAAGCTCATACCATCCGCCAGCCAGACTTTTTCCAAATGCCCCACCCAGTTTGTCAGGGGAGCGGCGCCCGTGTTTTTGCAAAAAGGGCAGGGCAGCCATGTCTGGGACGTTGACGGGAATGAGTTCATCGACTTTCCCATGGCGTTGGGGCCGATTATCCTGGGGCACAACTATCCCGAAGTCACCGAAGCTGCAACAGCCCAGGCCCGGCAGGGGATCGCCTTTTCCCTGCCTCATCCTCTGGAAGTGGAAGTCGCTCAAATGCTGACCGAGATCATCCCTTGCGCGGAGATGGTCCGGTTCGGCAAAAACGGTTCGGACGTCACGGCCGGCGCCGTGCGTGCGGCCAGGGCCTATACCAACCGCGACATGATCGCCTTTTGCGGATACCACGGCTGGCAGGACTGGTACATCGGGACCACCACCCGCAATCGGGGCGTGCCGGAAACCACGGCCGCTCTGAGCAAGGGCTTTGCATACAACGATTTGGACAGCCTGAAATCCCTGTTTGAGAAGTTTCCCGGCAAGATAGCCGCCGTCATCATGGAGCCTGTGGGCGTCGTCCGCCCCTATGAGGGTTTTTTGCAGGATGTGAAAAACCTGGCTCATGAAAACGGAGCCTTGTTGATCTTCGACGAGGTCATCACCGGTTTCCGCCTGGCTTTGGGCGGCGCCCAGGAATACTTCGGGGTGACTCCCGACATGGCGTGCGTGGGCAAGGCCATGGCCAACGGTTTTCCCATTTCCGCGGTAGTTGGCCGCAGGCCGGTCATGGAGCTTTTTGACGAGATATTCTTTTCCTTCACCTTTGGGGGCGAGGCCGTTTCTCTGGCCGCAGCCAAAGCAACCATTGAGGTTATCAGGAGTAAGAACATCTTTCCCCATTTGTGGGAGCTGGGCGGAATTCTCATGGACGGCGCCACGGTTCTCGCCCGGGAATTCGGCCTCGAGGATCATATAAACTGCGTTGGCTATGAGCCCCGAAGCCTTATGACTTTCAAGGAAAAAACCGGCGCGGAGTCACTGTTGTTAAAGAGCCTTTTCCAACAGGAATGCCTCAAACGGGGCGTGCTCTTTTCCGGAGGGCAGAACATCTGCTTCTCCCACACCCATGCGGATATAGAACACACTTTGAGGGCTTACAGAGCCGCCATGGAAATCCTGGCGAAAGCCATCGACAAAAACGATGTGGAAGAGCGTTTGGAAGGCAAACCCGTGGAGCCTGTTTTTCGTAAGGCGTAG
- the pseG gene encoding UDP-2,4-diacetamido-2,4,6-trideoxy-beta-L-altropyranose hydrolase, whose translation MNLNEMQPLLIIRADAGPNMGTGHVMRCIGLAQAWESMGGKAEFACTGAPLGRLAEEGLPVNAIRSLRGSMDDAHETAALLKNKQAVWAALDGYHFTAEFQKLLMDQGVKTLVVDDNRDCRFYHANIVVNPNLHAKEKMFCDREVHTRLLLGPKYAFLRKEFWESSKIQRRPPQKAANMLITLGGADPHNTTLKAIRAVKLNTGFNLHAKVLVGQSNPHIQSLEEEVKDAPGVELIRDAKNMAELMAWADFAVSAAGSTCWEMAASGLPGIYIVLADNQKNIAAELHDKGAGVNLGWRAGVTKFTIWGTIKHLMESKDRLEKMSKAGPAITDGLGAKRTVNIMMEK comes from the coding sequence GTGAACTTGAACGAAATGCAACCATTGCTCATTATCCGGGCCGATGCAGGCCCGAACATGGGCACAGGACACGTCATGCGTTGCATTGGACTGGCCCAGGCGTGGGAGTCCATGGGCGGCAAGGCGGAATTTGCCTGCACCGGAGCTCCTCTGGGGCGTCTTGCAGAGGAAGGCTTGCCTGTCAACGCCATTCGTTCCCTTAGGGGAAGCATGGACGACGCTCACGAAACTGCGGCGCTGCTAAAAAACAAACAAGCCGTCTGGGCGGCTCTGGACGGTTATCATTTTACGGCGGAGTTTCAAAAGCTCTTGATGGATCAAGGCGTCAAGACGCTGGTTGTGGATGATAACCGGGATTGCCGGTTTTACCATGCCAATATCGTGGTCAATCCCAATCTTCACGCCAAGGAGAAGATGTTTTGCGACCGCGAGGTGCACACGCGCCTGTTGCTCGGCCCTAAATACGCCTTTTTACGCAAGGAGTTTTGGGAAAGCTCGAAAATACAAAGAAGGCCGCCGCAGAAGGCCGCCAATATGCTGATCACCCTGGGAGGCGCCGACCCGCACAACACCACGTTAAAGGCGATTCGGGCCGTAAAGTTAAACACGGGCTTTAACCTGCACGCCAAGGTTTTGGTCGGACAAAGCAATCCCCATATCCAAAGCCTTGAAGAGGAAGTAAAAGACGCCCCCGGCGTGGAATTGATACGGGACGCAAAAAACATGGCGGAGCTTATGGCCTGGGCGGATTTCGCCGTTTCAGCCGCCGGAAGCACCTGCTGGGAAATGGCCGCCAGCGGCCTCCCGGGAATTTACATTGTGCTGGCGGATAACCAAAAAAACATCGCCGCCGAACTGCACGACAAAGGGGCGGGGGTTAATCTGGGCTGGCGCGCCGGCGTCACCAAATTCACCATTTGGGGCACAATCAAGCACCTTATGGAGTCCAAGGACCGTCTGGAAAAAATGAGCAAAGCCGGACCGGCCATTACGGACGGCCTTGGCGCCAAAAGAACCGTTAACATCATGATGGAAAAATAA
- a CDS encoding methionyl-tRNA formyltransferase — translation MKILFLGNNWVGWRTAAFLKESGAQIVGAVLHKPEERKFGKELLETLGLDQGRIFDASMLRDSEVLDAIRSLSPDLGVSAYFGTILKKEFLDIFPEGCINVHPALLPFNRGAHPNVWNIVEGSPAGVTVHYIDEGVDTGRIIAQRFVEVRPIDTGKTLYRRLEKACLDLFEETWPKFLAGDVEVDHVVAGSGTFHKAADLKTIEEIKPNKLYTARELVDVIRARTFEPHPGAYMVLDGKKVFMRLELYYEDEDHGGD, via the coding sequence ATGAAAATATTGTTTTTAGGAAATAATTGGGTGGGATGGCGTACAGCGGCGTTTTTAAAGGAAAGCGGCGCTCAAATTGTGGGCGCCGTCCTTCATAAGCCCGAGGAGCGCAAGTTCGGCAAGGAATTGTTGGAAACCCTCGGCCTGGACCAAGGCCGGATTTTCGACGCTTCCATGCTGCGCGATTCCGAGGTCCTGGACGCTATTCGCTCTTTAAGTCCGGATCTGGGGGTGTCGGCCTATTTTGGAACCATACTCAAAAAAGAATTCCTGGACATTTTTCCCGAGGGCTGCATCAACGTGCACCCCGCCTTGCTGCCATTCAATCGCGGGGCTCACCCCAATGTCTGGAATATTGTGGAGGGATCTCCCGCAGGCGTCACCGTCCATTATATCGACGAGGGCGTGGACACAGGCCGCATCATCGCCCAGCGATTTGTGGAAGTCAGGCCCATAGACACCGGCAAAACCCTGTACCGCAGACTGGAAAAGGCCTGTCTGGACCTGTTTGAGGAAACGTGGCCCAAATTCCTGGCCGGTGACGTGGAAGTCGACCATGTGGTGGCCGGGTCGGGAACCTTTCACAAAGCGGCGGACCTGAAAACCATTGAGGAAATCAAGCCCAACAAACTCTATACGGCCAGGGAGCTGGTGGACGTTATCCGGGCGCGCACCTTCGAGCCCCATCCTGGCGCCTACATGGTGTTGGACGGGAAGAAGGTCTTTATGCGTCTGGAGCTTTATTACGAGGACGAGGATCATGGCGGGGACTGA
- the pseI gene encoding pseudaminic acid synthase produces the protein MAGTEIQIGDRLVGKGRPVYIIAEMSANHGHDFQEAERIVRAAKECGADALKIQTYTPDTLTIQSDKEHFLVKGTPWDGTTLYDLYGQAYTPWDWQPKIKRLCDELGLDFFSTAFDSTAVDFLEDMGVILHKTASFEIVDIGLIQKMAATGKPLIISTGMSSLGEIEAAVNAARAGGTDEIALLKCTSAYPAPPENMNLAAIPAMERVFRLPVGLSDHTLGIAAPVAAVSLGACIIEKHFTLSRAVPGPDSSFSLEPAEFKAMVEAVRAVEKMIGQVRFGPTDKEQNSLVFRRSLFVVEDVKAGEVFTEKNIRSIRPGYGLPPKHLPEILGKKAARDISRGEPMQWELATA, from the coding sequence ATGGCGGGGACTGAAATCCAAATAGGCGACAGGTTGGTGGGCAAAGGGCGTCCCGTATACATCATCGCCGAAATGTCCGCCAATCACGGTCATGATTTCCAGGAGGCCGAAAGGATCGTGCGCGCAGCCAAGGAATGCGGCGCCGACGCCCTCAAGATCCAGACCTACACCCCGGACACCCTGACCATACAAAGCGACAAAGAGCATTTTTTGGTCAAGGGAACGCCCTGGGATGGAACCACCCTGTACGACTTATACGGCCAGGCATACACCCCATGGGATTGGCAGCCGAAAATCAAAAGGCTGTGCGATGAGCTCGGTCTGGATTTTTTTTCCACAGCCTTTGACTCCACGGCGGTGGATTTTCTGGAAGACATGGGCGTGATTCTACACAAGACCGCGTCCTTTGAAATTGTAGACATAGGCCTGATCCAAAAAATGGCCGCCACAGGCAAGCCTTTGATCATTTCCACGGGCATGAGCTCCTTGGGAGAGATCGAGGCGGCCGTGAACGCGGCCAGGGCGGGAGGGACGGATGAAATCGCCCTGCTTAAATGCACCAGCGCCTATCCGGCGCCGCCCGAAAACATGAACCTGGCGGCCATTCCGGCCATGGAGCGGGTTTTTAGGCTGCCCGTAGGATTGTCCGATCACACTTTGGGCATTGCAGCCCCTGTTGCGGCGGTCAGCCTGGGCGCGTGCATCATCGAAAAGCATTTCACCCTGAGCCGGGCGGTTCCCGGGCCGGACTCCAGCTTCTCCCTGGAGCCTGCTGAATTCAAAGCCATGGTGGAGGCGGTTCGGGCCGTGGAAAAAATGATAGGCCAAGTCCGCTTCGGCCCAACGGACAAGGAGCAAAACAGCCTGGTTTTCAGGCGCTCTTTGTTTGTGGTCGAGGATGTAAAGGCCGGCGAGGTTTTTACCGAAAAAAATATACGCTCCATCAGGCCGGGCTACGGATTGCCGCCAAAGCATCTGCCCGAAATTTTAGGCAAAAAGGCGGCCAGGGATATCTCCCGGGGCGAGCCCATGCAGTGGGAGTTGGCGACGGCATGA
- a CDS encoding N-acetyl sugar amidotransferase gives MKDNLKRCSRCVLPETHETIVFDGEGVCNVCRGHEYKQQSIDWDEKKKELDALVDQYRDRYDYDCIVPYSGGKDSTWTLYYLVKEYGLKPLVVCFDHGFYRPNLLENRQRISRILGVDMHVFTPNWKVVQKLMLQSFLEKGDFCWHCHTGIFAYPMWVAIRHNVPLVFWGEPSAEYTAYYSYDQPEEVDEKRFNRYINLGVTSEDMFVRLEGAVDERDLLPFKYPPLKMLRKINYRSVCLGSFVPWDVKTQSAVITNELGWKGDQVEGVPPGYEYEKIECYLQGVRDYIKYIKRGYSRASHLCSIDIRNHRLKREKAMEIVKEYEGKRPPSLDLFLEHIGLTEEEFLDVAMSHMVSPFEFDPAETPEGRKSHDYEVWSRDGAMPRDEAQGQLDRWKRRNQP, from the coding sequence GTGAAAGACAATTTAAAACGATGCAGCAGATGCGTACTGCCCGAAACCCACGAGACCATCGTCTTTGACGGCGAAGGGGTCTGCAACGTGTGCCGGGGCCACGAGTACAAGCAGCAGAGCATAGACTGGGACGAAAAGAAAAAGGAACTGGACGCCCTGGTGGATCAGTATCGCGATCGATACGATTACGACTGCATTGTGCCGTACTCAGGCGGCAAGGACAGCACCTGGACCTTGTATTACCTGGTCAAGGAATACGGCCTCAAGCCCCTGGTGGTCTGCTTTGACCACGGATTTTACCGCCCCAATTTACTGGAAAACCGCCAGAGGATCTCCCGAATTCTGGGCGTGGATATGCATGTCTTCACCCCCAATTGGAAGGTGGTGCAGAAGCTCATGCTCCAGAGTTTTCTGGAAAAAGGCGATTTTTGCTGGCACTGCCACACGGGCATTTTCGCCTATCCCATGTGGGTGGCCATCCGCCACAACGTGCCTCTGGTTTTTTGGGGCGAGCCTTCCGCGGAGTATACGGCCTATTACAGCTATGATCAGCCTGAGGAAGTGGATGAGAAAAGGTTTAATCGATACATTAACCTGGGCGTCACCTCCGAAGACATGTTCGTGCGCCTGGAAGGCGCCGTGGACGAACGGGACTTGCTCCCTTTCAAGTATCCGCCCCTGAAAATGCTGCGGAAAATCAATTATCGCTCCGTGTGCCTGGGCTCTTTCGTTCCCTGGGACGTCAAGACCCAGTCCGCCGTCATCACCAATGAACTGGGCTGGAAAGGCGATCAGGTGGAAGGCGTTCCTCCTGGCTATGAATACGAAAAGATCGAATGTTACCTTCAGGGCGTGCGCGATTACATCAAGTACATCAAGCGCGGCTATTCCAGGGCTTCCCATTTATGCTCCATCGATATTCGGAACCATCGGCTGAAACGGGAAAAAGCCATGGAAATCGTCAAGGAATACGAAGGCAAGCGGCCGCCCAGCCTGGACCTGTTTTTGGAGCACATCGGCCTGACAGAAGAAGAATTTCTGGACGTGGCCATGAGCCACATGGTGTCGCCATTTGAGTTTGACCCGGCGGAGACTCCCGAGGGCCGGAAGTCCCATGATTATGAGGTCTGGAGTCGGGACGGCGCCATGCCTCGGGACGAGGCTCAGGGCCAGTTGGATCGTTGGAAGAGAAGGAATCAACCTTAG
- the hisH gene encoding imidazole glycerol phosphate synthase subunit HisH, translating into MIGIVDHRMGNLLSVYNAFEYMGADVELCGDPRDLEDADKIVLPGVGAFPDCMKNLKELGFQEVLNRLVLEEKRPVLGICLGMQVMAEWGEEFGEHQGLGWIPGRVVKIKPEDPGLKVPHVGWNNIQYSADSPLLKGLPESPDFYFVHSFHMECTDPAHVDAWCDYGGRVTAAVRRDNIFATQFHPEKSQDFGLKIIENFLSWH; encoded by the coding sequence ATGATCGGAATTGTAGACCATAGAATGGGCAATTTGCTCTCGGTGTATAACGCCTTTGAATACATGGGCGCGGACGTGGAGTTGTGCGGCGATCCTCGCGATCTGGAAGACGCGGACAAGATCGTGCTGCCCGGCGTGGGCGCTTTTCCCGACTGCATGAAGAACCTGAAGGAACTGGGTTTTCAGGAGGTTCTTAACCGCTTGGTTTTGGAGGAAAAAAGGCCTGTTTTGGGCATTTGCCTGGGCATGCAGGTTATGGCGGAATGGGGGGAGGAGTTCGGCGAACACCAAGGCTTGGGCTGGATCCCCGGCCGGGTGGTCAAGATTAAACCGGAGGATCCCGGACTGAAAGTCCCGCACGTGGGATGGAACAACATCCAATATTCCGCCGATAGCCCCTTGTTGAAAGGTTTGCCCGAGTCGCCCGATTTTTACTTTGTGCACAGCTTTCATATGGAATGCACCGATCCCGCCCACGTGGATGCGTGGTGCGATTACGGCGGAAGGGTGACGGCCGCTGTGCGGCGGGACAATATTTTTGCAACCCAGTTTCACCCGGAAAAAAGCCAGGATTTCGGGCTGAAAATCATCGAGAATTTTTTGTCCTGGCATTGA